From a single Brassica oleracea var. oleracea cultivar TO1000 chromosome C5, BOL, whole genome shotgun sequence genomic region:
- the LOC106295790 gene encoding polyadenylate-binding protein RBP47B-like, which translates to MQTTNGSDSTSATPPANQTTPPPPQQWQQHQQWMMQYPGAAAMMMMQQQQQHMMMYPHQYLPYNHGGHYHHHPPNLQYAPYHQQHHNHHQKTHERGGSGEDVKTLWVGDLLHWMDETYLHTCFSHTGEVSSVKVIRNKQTLQSEGYGFVEFLTRAAAEEVLQSFSGSIMPNSEQAFRLNWASFSTGEKRAVENGPELSIFVGDLSPDVTDSMLQELFAERYPSVKSAKVVIDSNTGRSKGYGFVRFGDESERSRALTEMNGALCSNRQMRVGVATPKRAVANQQQHSSQAVIVAGGHGANGFTAHGSQSDGDSNNSTIFVGGLDPDVTEEDLREPFIQFGEVVSVKIPLGKGCGFVQLSNRKSADDAIQSLNGTVIGKNTVRLSWGRTPNKQWRGDNGGYSRGQGYNNGGYANHHDSNTYPAET; encoded by the exons ATGCAGACAACCAACGGCTCAGATTCGACGTCAGCCACGCCTCCGGCTAACCAAACGACTCCTCCGCCGCCTCAGCAGTGGCAGCAGCATCAACAGTGGATGATGCAGTATCCAGGCGCGGCGGCGATGATGATGATGCAACAGCAGCAGCAGCATATGATGATGTATCCTCACCAATACCTTCCTTACAATCACGGTGGTCATTATCACCACCACCCTCCTAACCTCCAATACGCACCGTATCATCAGCAACACCATAACCACCACCAAAAGACACATGAGCGTGGTGGATCTGGAGAAGACGTCAAGACTCTATGGGTTGGTGACCTTCTTCATTGGATGGACGAGACTTATCTCCACACCTGCTTTTCTCACACCGGCGAG GTTTCTTCTGTGAAAGTTATTCGAAACAAGCAGACACTTCAGTCAGAAGGATACGGTTTTGTTGAGTTTCTTACACGTGCTGCAGCTGAAGAGGTTCTTCAGAGCTTTAGCGGTTCTATAATGCCTAACTCCGAGCAAGCCTTCCGCTTAAACTGGGCGTCTTTTAGCACTGGTGAGAAGAGAGCAGTAGAGAATGGTCCTGAGCTGTCGATATTCGTTGGAGATTTGTCTCCGGATGTGACTGATAGTATGTTGCAAGAGTTGTTTGCTGAGAGATATCCCTCTGTCAAAAGCGCTAAAGTTGTGATTGACTCCAACACCGGCCGGTCTAAAGGTTACGGTTTTGTTAGGTTCGGTGATGAGAGTGAGAGATCAAGGGCTTTGACTGAGATGAATGGAGCTTTGTGTTCCAACAGGCAGATGAGAGTTGGTGTTGCGACTCCTAAAAGAGCTGTTGCTAATCAGCAACAACATTCTTCACAAG CTGTGATAGTGGCTGGTGGACATGGAGCAAATGGTTTCACTGCTCATGGGTCACAGTCTGATGGTGATTCAAACAACTCAACA ATATTCGTTGGCGGACTTGACCCTGATGTTACTGAAGAAGACCTCAGAGAACCTTTTATACAATTTGGCGAGGTTGTTTCAGTGAAGATCCCACTAGGCAAAGGATGTGGGTTTGTCCAACTTTCTAACAG GAAGAGTGCTGATGATGCGATCCAGAGTTTGAACGGGACAGTCATCGGCAAGAACACTGTCAGGCTCTCTTGGGGAAGAACTCCGAACAAGCAG TGGAGAGGAGACAATGGAGGATACTCGCGAGGACAAGGTTACAACAACGGAGGCTACGCTAACCACCACGACTCCAACACCTATCCTGCCGAGACTTGA
- the LOC106345128 gene encoding uncharacterized protein LOC106345128: MKECVVADHKKIFWDVCVKAPGEEADTSHFRDGLLYKRLTSGDNVLEKVTNVRGHHVRPYNVGNWCYPFLSFLMTPLSPNGSGSPPDNLFDGMLMKGRSVVGEAIGLLKARWKILQSLNVGVNHAPQTIVACCVLHNLCQIARKPEPVIWKDPDEVGSPARVLESERQFY, encoded by the exons ATGAAAGAATGT GTGGTTGCTGATCACAAGAAGATATTTTGGGACGTCTGCGTGAAAGCTCCTGGTGAAGAAGCCGACACTTCTCATTTCAGAGACGGTCTTCTCTACAAGCGTCTTACTTCAGGCGACAATGTTTTGGAGAAAGTCACCAACGTTAGAGGTCACCATGTGAGACCGTACAACGTTGGAAACTGGTGTTACCCTTTTCTCTCTTTCTTGATGACGCCGTTGTCTCCCAACGGCTCTGGCTCGCCGCCGGATAATCTTTTCGATGGGATGCTGATGAAAGGGAGGTCGGTTGTGGGGGAAGCTATTGGATTGCTTAAGGCAAGGTGGAAGATTCTTCAGAGTTTGAATGTTGGAGTGAACCATGCTCCTCAGACTATTGTGGCTTGTTGTGTGTTGCATAATCTTTGTCAGATTGCTAGAAAGCCTGAGCCGGTGATTTGGAAAGATCCGGATGAAGTTGGATCGCCTGCGAGAGTTTTGGAGAGTGAGAGGCAGTTTTATTAG
- the LOC106293510 gene encoding la-related protein 6C codes for MAQMHREDVESVTADKKVSDGGGGGGGGGSSGTQASSFKFNAEAPEFVPQSRAAVPTPQVSPISGYFYPCFHYSDGGGTAVGSQASDWFFVGGGDPAQHPHVHDPAAAFYVPSPAVQFPVNQNSSPSSSLLSDDLRLKIVKQVEYQFTDMSLLANESISKHMNKDPEGYVPISYIASTKKIKALTSNHHLVSLALRSSSKLVVSEDNKKVKRKVPFTDRDREDLQGRTVVAENLPDDHSYQNLEKIFGVVGNVKAIRICHPPESNSSRPKGDFLMSNKIHALIEYDHTVVADKAVEKLNDERNWRKGLRVRLLLRCSPKSVLKHRRNFDGILIDDESPYESGEDSPRLHLTEHQLDNEGDENTLGGLWGKGRGKGRGRSPRSYVVGGGERSFGIGMGLSLGPMSPSLGLHGSSSPKTATKGPRMPDGTRGFTMGRGKPVNLSLI; via the exons ATGGCGCAGATGCACCGAGAAGATGTTGAATCCGTCACGGCGGATAAGAAAGTCTCAGACGGAGGAGGAGGAGGAGGAGGCGGCGGATCTTCCGGCACTCAGGCGTCCTCGTTCAAATTCAACGCTGAAGCACCAGAGTTCGTACCACAATCGCGTGCCGCCGTACCTACACCGCAGGTTTCTCCGATCTCCGGTTACTTTTATCCTTGCTTTCACTACAGCGACGGAGGAGGGACGGCGGTCGGTTCTCAGGCGTCGGATTGGTTCTTCGTCGGAGGAGGAGATCCTGCTCAGCATCCACACGTTCACGATCCGGCGGCTGCGTTTTACGTTCCGAGCCCGGCGGTTCAGTTTCCGGTGAATCAGAACTCTTCTCCTTCTTCTTCGTTGCTCTCTGATGATCTCCGCCTTAAGATCGTCAAACAG GTTGAGTACCAGTTCACGGATATGAGTCTCTTAGCTAATGAGTCCATCTCAAAGCACATGAACAAAGACCCTGAAGGTTATG TGCCAATATCTTACATTGCTTCCACCAAGAAGATCAAGGCTTTAACGAGTAACCACCACTTAGTTTCATTGGCTCTGCGCTCCTCCTCTAAGCTT GTTGTGAGTGAAGACAACAAGAAAGTTAAGCGTAAAGTTCCATTTACTGATAGAGACAGAGAGGATTTGCAG GGCCGGACCGTTGTTGCAGAGAATCTACCAGATGATCACTCCTACCAGAACCTTGAGAAGATCTTTGGAGTTGTTGGAAA CGTTAAAGCGATTAGAATCTGTCATCCTCCAGAATCAAACTCCTCTCGTCCAAAAGGAGATTTCTTGATGAGCAACAAA ATTCACGCACTGATCGAGTATGACCACACTGTTGTCGCGGACAAAGCT GTGGAGAAGCTGAACGATGAAAGAAACTGGAGGAAAGGACTTCGTGTGAGGCTGCTTCTTAGATGCTCG CCCAAATCAGTTCTCAAGCACAGAAGAAACTTTGATGGCATCCTCATAGATGATGAGAGTCCTTATGAATCAGGAGAAGACTCTCCACGTCTCCATTTAACCGAGCATCAGCTTGATAACGAG GGTGATGAGAACACTCTTGGAGGACTGTGGGGAAAAGGGAGAGGAAAAGGAAGAGGACGGTCTCCAAGAAGCTATGTGGTAGGAGGAGGAGAACGTAGCTTCGGTATTGGGATGGGACTCAGCCTTGGCCCAATGTCACCGAGTCTAGGTTTACACGGATCTTCGTCTCCAAAAACAGCAACAAAAGGACCAAGGATGCCTGATGGAACAAGAGGCTTCACCATGGGACGTGGCAAACCTGTCAATCTCAGTCTTATCTAA
- the LOC106343673 gene encoding uncharacterized protein LOC106343673 isoform X2 codes for MVSDSDLVTRLREILSSSDLETTTPATVRRQLEADFGVELTDKKAFIRDQIDAFLESNGGGEENPVSPKAEEDADEMTKDGDEEKEERPVKAKKRGGGGFAKVCQLSPQLEKFIGTSQLARTEVVKKMWAYIKEKDLQDPKDRRKILCDESLHSLFHVKAINMFQMNKALAKHIWPLGCVTSVKEEEDEGDASEERGEKGDKTEEMEEDDEEEVRNLRKRKRKKPAKSEEKPKRKGGGGFAKVCSLSPELQAFTGMTKLARTEVVKMLWKYIKENNLQDPKDGRTIICDESLRSLFPLESINMFQMNKHLTKHIWPLEDNAGESGGSSSPKNGKLKMETEDGDTESDELNENDEKPKKEGCGLLAPLPLSDALIKFLGDGESSLSRADVVKRLWEYIEQNDLQDPSDKKRIICDEKLKELFEVDSFEDISVSKLLTSHYIKIEQ; via the exons ATGGTTTCAGACTCGGACCTCGTGACTCGACTCCGAGAGATTCTCAGTAGCTCCGACCTCGAGACGACGACTCCGGCGACCGTACGTCGTCAACTGGAGGCGGATTTCGGCGTCGAGTTGACGGATAAGAAGGCGTTTATAAGGGATCAAATCGATGCTTTCCTCGAGAGCAATGGCGGAGGTGAAGAAAACCCAGTTAGCCCTAAGGCTGAAGAAGATGCCGATGAAATGACCAAAGACGGCGATGAAGAGAAGGAAGAAAG GCCAGTAAAGGCTAAGAAACGAGGGGGTGGTGGGTTTGCCAAAGTATGTCAGCTTTCTCCTCAGCTTGAGAAGTTTATTGGAACCTCTCAGTTAGCTCGCACTGAG GTTGTGAAGAAAATGTGGGCTTATATTAAAGAGAAAGACTTGCAAGACCCAAAGGATAGAAGGAAGATACTGTGTGACGAGTCGCTGCATTCCTTGTTCCATGTTAAGGCCATTAACATGTTTCAGATGAACAAGGCATTAGCCAAGCATATTTGGCCCTTAG GGTGTGTAACCAGTGTGAAAGAAGAAGAAGATGAAGGTGATGCTTCAGAGGAAAGAGGCGAGAAGGGGGACAAAACCGAAGAAATGGAAGAGGATGATGAAGAGGAAGTCAGGAATTTGCGTAAACGCAAGAGAAAGAA GCCAGCCAAGTCCGAGGAGAAACCTAAGAGAAAAGGAGGTGGTGGGTTTGCTAAAGTTTGCAGCCTCTCGCCAGAGCTTCAGGCTTTCACTGGGATGACGAAATTAGCCAGGACAGAG GTTGTGAAAATGCTTTGGAAGTACATAAAAGAGAACAATCTGCAAGATCCCAAGGATGGACGCACAATCATCTGCGACGAATCATTGAGATCTCTGTTCCCTCTTGAGTCCATCAATATGTTTCAAATGAATAAACATCTAACCAAGCACATATGGCCTTTAGAGGATAATGCAG GAGAATCAGGTGGCTCTAGCTCTCCGAAAAATGGAAAGCTAAAAATGGAAACAGAGGACGGAG ACACAGAGAGTGATGAACTAAACGAGAATGATGAAAAGCCAAAGAAGGAAGGGTGTGGTCTTCTTGCTCCCCTTCCACTCTCAGATGCTCTTATCAAGTTCTTGGGTGATGGAGAAAGCTCGTTGTCAAGGGCAGATGTGGTGAAGAGATTGTGGGAGTACATAGAACAGAATGATCTTCAG GATCCTTCTGACAAGAAGAGAATCATATGCGATGAGAAGCTGAAAGAACTCTTTGAAGTTGATTCGTTCGAAGACATATCAGTCTCAAAACTCCTGACCAGCCACTACATCAAGATCGAACAATGA
- the LOC106296163 gene encoding CDPK-related kinase 2 — protein MGGCTSKPSSSVKPKDAFPQNDDSTPVHPGKTPVRTSTAVKSSPFLPFYTPSPARHRRNKSRDGGGGGEIKSVTSTPLRQLARAFHPPSPAKHIRDVLRRRKGKKEATLPAEKKQTEEEKEREEVGLDKRFGFSREFQSRMELGEEIGRGHFGYTCSANFKKGELKDHEVAVKVIPKSKMTTAISIEDVRREVKILRALSGHNNLVQFYDAFEDNANVYIVMELCGGGELLDRILARGGKYSEDDAKAVLTQILNVVAFCHLQGVVHRDLKPENFLYTSKEDNSQLKVIDFGLSDFVRPDERLNDIVGSAYYVAPEVLHRSYTTEADVWSIGVIAYILLCGSRPFWARTESGIFRAVLKSDPSFNEPPWPSLSFEAKDFVKRLLYKDPRKRMTASQALMHPWIAGCKKMNIPFDILIFRQMKAYLKSSSLRKAALMALSKTLITDELLYLKAQFALLAPNKNGLITLDNIRSALASNATEAMKESRIPDFLALLNGLEYKGMDFEEFCAASISVHQHESLDCWEQSVRHAYELFEMNGNRVIVIEELASELGVGSSIPVHTILHDWIRHTDGKLSFLGFVKLLHGVSTRQPLAKTR, from the exons ATGGGAGGTTGTACCTCCAAACCCTCCTCCTCCGTGAAACCCAAAGACGCGTTCCCACAAAATGACGATTCTACCCCTGTCCATCCCGGGAAAACACCTGTTCGTACCTCAACCGCCGTAAAGTCCTCTCCTTTCCTCCCATTCTACACTCCAAGCCCCGCCAGGCACCGCCGCAACAAGAGCCGCGACGGAGGCGGAGGAGGAGAGATCAAGAGCGTCACCAGCACTCCGCTACGTCAGCTCGCGCGTGCTTTCCACCCTCCGTCACCGGCGAAACACATCCGGGATGTTCTGCGGCGGAGAAAGGGGAAGAAGGAAGCTACTTTGCCGGCGGAGAAGAAGCAGACGGAGGAGGAGAAGGAGAGAGAGGAGGTGGGGCTGGACAAGAGATTCGGATTCTCAAGGGAGTTTCAGAGTAGGATGGAGTTAGGGGAAGAGATTGGGAGAGGGCATTTTGGGTATACTTGCTCTGCTAATTTCAAGAAAGGAGAGCTCAAGGATCATGAGGTTGCTGTTAAAGTCATCCCTAAATCTAAG ATGACAACTGCAATATCTATAGAGGATGTGAGAAGAGAAGTGAAAATCCTGCGGGCGTTATCTGGACATAACAATCTAGTACAATTCTATGATGCTTTCGAGGACAATGCCAACGTCTATATCGTAATGGA GTTATGTGGAGGTGGTGAACTCCTTGACAGAATACTAGCAAG GGGAGGGAAATACTCTGAAGATGATGCAAAAGCTGTCCTTACACAGATCCTTAACGTTGTAGCTTTCTGTCATCTCCAAGGAGTTGTTCATAGAGATTTAAAACCAGAG AACTTCTTGTACACTTCCAAGGAGGACAACTCTCAGTTGAAAGTGATAGACTTTGGTTTATCAGACTTTGTCAGACCAGACGAAAGACTAAACGATATAGTGGGCAGTGCATATTACGTAGCCCCCGAAGTTCTACACAGATCTTACACCACGGAAGCGGATGTTTGGAGTATAGGAGTCATAGCATACATTCTCCTATGTGGAAGCCGTCCCTTTTGGGCAAGAACTGAATCAGGGATCTTCAGAGCAGTTCTTAAATCTGATCCGAGTTTTAATGAGCCTCCTTGGCCTTCATTGTCCTTTGAAGCAAAAGATTTTGTTAAACGGTTACTGTACAAAGATCCACGAAAGAGAATGACAGCCTCTCAAGCTTTGA TGCATCCATGGATCGCGGGATGTAAGAAGATGAATATCCCATTTGATATTCTGATCTTCAGGCAGATGAAAGCATATTTGAAATCTTCTTCTTTGCGCAAAGCTGCTTTGATG GCTCTGTCCAAGACATTAATCACAGATGAACTTCTTTATCTGAAAGCACAGTTTGCACTTTTAGCACCTAACAAAAATGGCCTCATCACTTTGGATAACATCAGATCG GCACTTGCTTCAAATGCGACAGAAGCAATGAAGGAGTCACGGATACCAGACTTTCTTGCATTG TTAAATGGACTTGAATACAAAGGGATGGATTTTGAAGAGTTTTGTGCAGCTTCCATTAGTGTTCATCAGCACGAGTCACTTGATTGTTGGGAGCAGAGCGTTCGCCATGCTTATGAGCTCTTTGAGATGAATGGGAACCGAGTTATCGTCATCGAAGAACTCGCTTCC GAACTCGGTGTTGGATCATCGATCCCAGTGCATACCATCCTACATGACTGGATTAGACACACTGATGGGAAACTAAGCTTCTTGGGTTTTGTCAAATTGTTGCACGGTGTCTCTACTCGACAGCCTTTAGCTAAAACACGGTGA
- the LOC106343673 gene encoding uncharacterized protein LOC106343673 isoform X1 has product MVSDSDLVTRLREILSSSDLETTTPATVRRQLEADFGVELTDKKAFIRDQIDAFLESNGGGEENPVSPKAEEDADEMTKDGDEEKEERPVKAKKRGGGGFAKVCQLSPQLEKFIGTSQLARTEVVKKMWAYIKEKDLQDPKDRRKILCDESLHSLFHVKAINMFQMNKALAKHIWPLGDGGDGCVTSVKEEEDEGDASEERGEKGDKTEEMEEDDEEEVRNLRKRKRKKPAKSEEKPKRKGGGGFAKVCSLSPELQAFTGMTKLARTEVVKMLWKYIKENNLQDPKDGRTIICDESLRSLFPLESINMFQMNKHLTKHIWPLEDNAGESGGSSSPKNGKLKMETEDGDTESDELNENDEKPKKEGCGLLAPLPLSDALIKFLGDGESSLSRADVVKRLWEYIEQNDLQDPSDKKRIICDEKLKELFEVDSFEDISVSKLLTSHYIKIEQ; this is encoded by the exons ATGGTTTCAGACTCGGACCTCGTGACTCGACTCCGAGAGATTCTCAGTAGCTCCGACCTCGAGACGACGACTCCGGCGACCGTACGTCGTCAACTGGAGGCGGATTTCGGCGTCGAGTTGACGGATAAGAAGGCGTTTATAAGGGATCAAATCGATGCTTTCCTCGAGAGCAATGGCGGAGGTGAAGAAAACCCAGTTAGCCCTAAGGCTGAAGAAGATGCCGATGAAATGACCAAAGACGGCGATGAAGAGAAGGAAGAAAG GCCAGTAAAGGCTAAGAAACGAGGGGGTGGTGGGTTTGCCAAAGTATGTCAGCTTTCTCCTCAGCTTGAGAAGTTTATTGGAACCTCTCAGTTAGCTCGCACTGAG GTTGTGAAGAAAATGTGGGCTTATATTAAAGAGAAAGACTTGCAAGACCCAAAGGATAGAAGGAAGATACTGTGTGACGAGTCGCTGCATTCCTTGTTCCATGTTAAGGCCATTAACATGTTTCAGATGAACAAGGCATTAGCCAAGCATATTTGGCCCTTAGGTGATGGAGGAGATG GGTGTGTAACCAGTGTGAAAGAAGAAGAAGATGAAGGTGATGCTTCAGAGGAAAGAGGCGAGAAGGGGGACAAAACCGAAGAAATGGAAGAGGATGATGAAGAGGAAGTCAGGAATTTGCGTAAACGCAAGAGAAAGAA GCCAGCCAAGTCCGAGGAGAAACCTAAGAGAAAAGGAGGTGGTGGGTTTGCTAAAGTTTGCAGCCTCTCGCCAGAGCTTCAGGCTTTCACTGGGATGACGAAATTAGCCAGGACAGAG GTTGTGAAAATGCTTTGGAAGTACATAAAAGAGAACAATCTGCAAGATCCCAAGGATGGACGCACAATCATCTGCGACGAATCATTGAGATCTCTGTTCCCTCTTGAGTCCATCAATATGTTTCAAATGAATAAACATCTAACCAAGCACATATGGCCTTTAGAGGATAATGCAG GAGAATCAGGTGGCTCTAGCTCTCCGAAAAATGGAAAGCTAAAAATGGAAACAGAGGACGGAG ACACAGAGAGTGATGAACTAAACGAGAATGATGAAAAGCCAAAGAAGGAAGGGTGTGGTCTTCTTGCTCCCCTTCCACTCTCAGATGCTCTTATCAAGTTCTTGGGTGATGGAGAAAGCTCGTTGTCAAGGGCAGATGTGGTGAAGAGATTGTGGGAGTACATAGAACAGAATGATCTTCAG GATCCTTCTGACAAGAAGAGAATCATATGCGATGAGAAGCTGAAAGAACTCTTTGAAGTTGATTCGTTCGAAGACATATCAGTCTCAAAACTCCTGACCAGCCACTACATCAAGATCGAACAATGA
- the LOC106345129 gene encoding uncharacterized protein DDB_G0284459-like — MSNNINLQRSMEEIDRAQTIPEKIAIIQGYLKKLEDGKKERAEWRKQLEEKANRLQEQRNALKDQRKAIEDEKKQIEDLKKSDMDDDQKKAIAAQLKAVEDREKLLQSQENATEDQVKEVEIQKKHAEDVDPAQDADTILLSTTLQNLVDSSAPLPPPATASPSGPSTSLRLAPPATTSSTGPSTSLTLAPPAPSESSLSAAPTFPRSQTGASSFSSLQPPQQRIMPNPPESYLPRPPSSFNPFRPPQHTSEIVLTSPAFATLPIFPPRNISTQPLLVGPPTVPLGPRNATRLFWTDQLKQAFNEAIQSLGGLYSATVTAEQVKKLMEDLDVTESQIANRIQNLRRKKHPRDDDGGGSSSAAKKLC, encoded by the exons ATGTCCAACAATATCAATCTGCAGAGATCCATGGAAGAGATCGATAGAGCTCAAACTATTCCCGAGAAAATCGCTATAATCCAGGGTTACTTGAAGAAACTCGAAGATGGAAAGAAGGAGAGGGCCGAGTGGAGAAAACAGCTTGAAGAAAAGGCGAATCGTCTTCAAGAACAGAGGAATGCACTCAAAGATCAGAGAAAGGCAATCGAGGACGAGAAGAAACAAATCGAGGATCTGAAGAAATCAGACATGGACGATGATCAGAAGAAAGCAATCGCAGCCCAGTTGAAAGCAGTGGAGGATCGTGAGAAACTACTACAGAGTCAAGAGAATGCAACTGAGGATCAGGTTAAAGAAGTCGAGATACAGAAGAAACATGCGGAAGATGTTGATCCAGCACAAGATGCAG ACACCATTCTGCTCTCGACCACACTTCAAAATTTGGTTGACTCTTCCGCTCCGCTCCCACCACCGGCAACGGCTTCGCCGAGTGGCCCATCCACTTCGCTCCGTCTTGCACCACCGGCAACGACTTCGTCGACTGGACCATCCACTTCGCTCACTCTTGCACCACCGGCTCCATCGGAATCTTCTCTTTCGGCGGCGCCAACATTTCCAAGATCTCAAACGGGGGCTTCCAGTTTCAGCTCACTTCAACCACCGCAACAGAGGATCATGCCGAATCCACCAGAATCTTATCTTCCAAGACCGCCATCCAGCTTCAACCCATTTCGACCACCGCAACACACGAGTGAGATCGTTCTTACTTCGCCGGCGTTCGCCACGTTACCAATTTTCCCGCCCCGTAACATCTCTACCCAGCCCCTACTTGTAGGCCCACCTACTGTTCCTCTTGGCCCAAGAAACGCAACCAGACTTTTCTGGACGGATCAGCTGAAGCAGGCTTTTAATGAAGCCATTCAAAGTCTTGGTGGATTATACA GTGCAACTGTTACTGCTGAACAAGTTAAAAAACTGATGGAAGATCTCGATGTCACAGAAAGTCAGATTGCAAATAGGATTCAAAACCTGCGGAGGAAGAAGCACCCTAGAGATGATGATGGAGGAGGTTCATCTTCAGCAGCAAAAAAACTCTGTTGA